In Streptomyces sp. NBC_01408, one DNA window encodes the following:
- a CDS encoding DsbA family protein, with amino-acid sequence MTDSVILDVWCELQCPDCHSALDDVRALRARYGDRLDIRLRHFPLEKHKHAFAAAQAAEEAVEQGQGWPYTEAVLARTAELGERGEPVLLDVARELGLDVEEFDTALIDGRHILIVDADQAEGKAIGVTGTPTYVIGGERLDGGKSQDGLRARVEEIADRLLADTAP; translated from the coding sequence ATGACCGATTCCGTGATCCTCGACGTCTGGTGCGAACTCCAGTGCCCGGACTGCCACAGCGCCCTGGACGACGTGCGCGCCCTGCGGGCCCGCTACGGCGACCGGCTGGACATCCGGCTGCGCCACTTCCCCCTGGAGAAGCACAAGCACGCCTTCGCCGCGGCGCAGGCCGCCGAAGAGGCCGTGGAGCAGGGACAGGGCTGGCCGTACACGGAGGCGGTGCTGGCCCGTACCGCCGAGCTCGGTGAACGCGGCGAGCCGGTCCTGCTGGACGTGGCGCGCGAACTCGGCCTCGACGTCGAGGAGTTCGACACCGCCCTGATCGACGGACGGCACATCCTGATCGTCGACGCCGACCAGGCCGAGGGCAAGGCGATCGGCGTGACCGGCACCCCGACGTACGTGATCGGCGGCGAACGCCTCGACGGTGGCAAGAGCCAGGACGGCCTGCGCGCCCGCGTCGAGGAGATCGCCGACCGCCTGCTCGCGGACACCGCTCCCTGA
- a CDS encoding CGNR zinc finger domain-containing protein produces MQIPHDTRRALEVVVALVNTAAEVDHPDGLADIGALRAFVREYSISDVGELGARDLSGVRTVRGKFAQVFAAPNSRAAAVLINELVATAGTTPQLTDHDGYDWHVHYFAPGASVGDHLAADGGMALAFIVVSGEQERLRRCEAPDCRRAFVDLSRNRSRRYCDSRTCGNRLHVAAYRARRKEADAGASEQVEIVHGGEQQQGADHS; encoded by the coding sequence GTGCAGATCCCCCACGACACCCGTCGCGCGCTCGAGGTCGTCGTCGCGCTGGTGAACACCGCGGCCGAGGTGGACCACCCCGACGGGCTGGCGGACATCGGCGCGCTGCGCGCGTTCGTCAGGGAGTACTCGATCAGTGACGTCGGCGAGCTCGGCGCCCGCGACCTGTCCGGGGTCCGGACGGTGCGCGGCAAGTTCGCCCAGGTCTTCGCGGCACCGAACTCCCGTGCGGCGGCCGTACTGATCAACGAGCTGGTGGCGACGGCCGGGACCACTCCGCAGCTGACCGACCACGACGGCTACGACTGGCACGTGCACTACTTCGCGCCGGGCGCCTCGGTGGGCGACCACCTCGCGGCCGACGGCGGCATGGCGCTGGCCTTCATCGTGGTCTCCGGCGAACAGGAGCGGCTGCGCCGCTGCGAGGCCCCGGACTGCCGGCGCGCCTTCGTGGACCTGTCCCGGAACCGCTCCCGGCGCTACTGCGACAGCCGGACCTGCGGGAACCGGCTGCACGTGGCGGCGTACCGGGCCCGGCGCAAGGAAGCCGACGCGGGGGCGTCAGAGCAGGTAGAGATCGTGCACGGCGGCGAACAGCAGCAGGGTGCCGATCACTCCTAG
- a CDS encoding SsgA family sporulation/cell division regulator, with product MNTTVSCELHLRLVVSSESSLPVPAGLRYDTADPYAVHATFHTGAEETVEWVFARDLLAEGLHRPTGTGDVRVWPSRSHGQGVVCIALSSPEGEALLEAPARALESFLKRTDAAVPPGTEHRHFDLDKELSHILAES from the coding sequence ATGAACACCACGGTCAGCTGCGAGCTGCACCTGCGCCTCGTTGTGTCGAGCGAGTCCTCACTGCCTGTTCCCGCGGGCCTGCGGTATGACACGGCCGACCCCTACGCCGTGCACGCCACCTTCCACACCGGCGCCGAGGAGACGGTCGAATGGGTATTCGCCCGCGACCTCCTCGCTGAGGGCCTCCACCGGCCCACCGGTACCGGCGACGTCCGCGTCTGGCCGTCCCGCAGCCACGGTCAGGGCGTCGTCTGCATCGCCCTGAGCTCACCGGAGGGAGAAGCACTGCTCGAAGCACCCGCCCGAGCACTCGAGTCGTTCCTCAAGCGGACGGACGCCGCGGTTCCACCAGGAACCGAGCACCGGCACTTCGACCTCGACAAGGAGCTCTCCCACATCCTGGCCGAAAGCTGA
- a CDS encoding TIGR02611 family protein — MNTGSDRETNESATGEPAAAETPHVSKAPAFIKARRSLHLSWQVGVFVVGLAVIAAGVAMLVLPGPGWVAIFAGLAIWATEFAWAHLVLRWTKRKVTEAAQKALDPKVRRRNIILTTVGLVIAGALIGFYLWKYGLVLPWDIKDQ, encoded by the coding sequence ATGAATACGGGGAGTGACCGCGAGACCAATGAGTCCGCCACCGGCGAGCCGGCCGCCGCAGAGACGCCGCACGTATCGAAGGCGCCCGCCTTCATCAAGGCCCGCCGGAGCCTGCACCTGAGCTGGCAGGTCGGCGTCTTCGTCGTCGGCCTCGCGGTGATCGCCGCGGGTGTCGCCATGCTCGTCCTGCCCGGCCCCGGCTGGGTCGCGATCTTCGCGGGCCTGGCGATCTGGGCCACCGAGTTCGCCTGGGCCCACCTCGTCCTGCGCTGGACGAAGCGCAAGGTCACCGAGGCCGCGCAGAAGGCGCTCGACCCCAAGGTGCGCCGCCGCAACATCATCCTGACCACCGTCGGGCTCGTCATCGCGGGCGCGCTGATCGGTTTCTACCTGTGGAAGTACGGGCTCGTCCTGCCCTGGGACATCAAGGACCAGTGA
- a CDS encoding SCO7613 C-terminal domain-containing membrane protein has product MNKPLPPAEELALIDRELAQLDSRRLYLLTRRDWLLRLLRSTGPAPAGVWGPPAGWVAPGTPAKESSAPSAQNVLLALGAVLLAVAALAFTLVSWGSLGIAGRSAVLAAVTAAALGAPVPLLRRGLRSTAESVAAVGLLLTALDAYALYAVALPDTDPLGYAAAATAVGAAAWAGYGLVLARRLPPLRIPVPAAVLAAQWSLPLAALAAQAGPLGLGWALLATAGLDAAFALRARALPATAAWSPAVWVPAGVLGAGALLIGAVRSWSADSAGGTPAPGALLLAVAALGVTVAWRAPRAWFAAFAGGLAAVVAFGGAARPGLDPGWAVVAHLLVALPLLAAVRAPWLPGPVRRGLSWAGALVAALAALAGWSAVAPALLARFGVLDEVWAVTTPAADPFWPGAAVPVVLLVTAGAAWWLSRALARPEPLVVAAVLGWSGLFTAPMLLGVPVAAVFAVQLAVTMGAGVLVLRSRARGVAVAAGICALAGAANVSLGALDGRVATFAVWGLLGAGCAVGAAYGPAPRWARSWAAVCAVGYATGVLVAVCAAVEAALSWWSLPVLAVPAAVAALGPRLGAVRVPAEVSAAAAGVPAVALAVAGRQAGILALVLALAGVICAGAAVRADRRRLGWAAGALFALATWVRLAEAGVTAPEAYTLPVTVPALAVGLLRRRKDPQCSSWTAYGPGLAATLLPSLLAAWGDPYWLRPLLLGLAALAVTLAGAHRRLQAPLLLGGAVLASVALHELAPYVVQVVGVLPRWLPPALAGLLLLAVGATYEKRLREARRLRDALGRLG; this is encoded by the coding sequence ATGAACAAGCCCCTGCCGCCGGCCGAGGAGCTGGCGCTCATCGACCGCGAACTGGCTCAACTCGACTCCCGGCGGCTGTACCTGCTGACGCGCCGCGACTGGCTGCTGCGTCTGCTGCGCTCCACCGGCCCGGCTCCCGCCGGGGTGTGGGGGCCTCCCGCCGGGTGGGTGGCCCCGGGGACGCCCGCGAAGGAGTCCTCGGCCCCGAGCGCGCAGAACGTGCTGCTCGCGCTGGGCGCGGTGCTGCTGGCCGTGGCGGCGCTGGCCTTCACGCTGGTGAGCTGGGGCTCGCTCGGGATCGCGGGGCGCTCCGCGGTGCTGGCGGCGGTGACCGCGGCCGCGCTGGGCGCGCCCGTGCCGCTGCTGCGGCGCGGGCTGAGGTCGACGGCCGAGTCGGTGGCCGCGGTGGGTCTGCTGCTGACGGCCTTGGACGCGTACGCGCTGTACGCGGTCGCCCTCCCGGACACCGACCCCCTCGGCTACGCGGCGGCGGCGACCGCGGTGGGGGCGGCGGCGTGGGCGGGGTACGGGCTGGTACTGGCCCGGCGGCTGCCCCCGTTGCGGATCCCGGTGCCCGCGGCGGTGCTGGCGGCGCAGTGGTCGCTGCCGCTGGCGGCGCTGGCCGCGCAGGCCGGGCCGCTGGGGCTGGGCTGGGCACTGCTGGCGACGGCGGGGCTGGACGCGGCGTTCGCACTGCGGGCCCGGGCGCTGCCGGCCACGGCGGCGTGGTCCCCGGCGGTATGGGTCCCGGCGGGCGTGCTGGGGGCGGGTGCGCTGCTGATCGGGGCGGTCCGGTCGTGGTCGGCCGACTCGGCGGGCGGGACGCCGGCCCCGGGGGCGCTGCTGCTGGCGGTGGCGGCGCTCGGGGTGACGGTGGCCTGGCGCGCTCCGCGCGCCTGGTTCGCCGCGTTCGCGGGCGGCCTCGCGGCGGTGGTGGCCTTCGGCGGTGCGGCGCGACCCGGGCTGGATCCGGGCTGGGCGGTGGTGGCCCACCTGCTGGTGGCGCTGCCGCTGCTGGCGGCCGTACGGGCGCCCTGGCTGCCGGGGCCGGTCCGGCGGGGGCTGTCCTGGGCCGGGGCGCTGGTGGCGGCCCTGGCGGCGCTGGCGGGCTGGTCGGCGGTGGCTCCGGCGCTGCTGGCCCGGTTCGGGGTGCTGGACGAGGTGTGGGCGGTGACGACCCCGGCTGCGGATCCGTTCTGGCCGGGGGCGGCGGTTCCGGTGGTGCTGCTGGTCACGGCGGGGGCGGCCTGGTGGCTGTCCCGGGCGCTGGCGCGGCCCGAGCCGCTGGTCGTGGCGGCGGTCCTCGGCTGGTCCGGCCTGTTCACGGCGCCGATGCTGCTCGGAGTCCCGGTGGCGGCGGTCTTCGCCGTCCAGCTGGCGGTGACGATGGGCGCGGGGGTGCTCGTCCTGCGGTCGCGGGCCCGGGGGGTGGCGGTCGCGGCGGGCATCTGCGCCCTGGCCGGCGCCGCGAACGTGTCCCTGGGCGCGCTGGACGGGCGCGTGGCCACCTTCGCGGTGTGGGGGCTGCTCGGTGCGGGCTGCGCCGTAGGGGCGGCGTACGGGCCCGCACCGCGCTGGGCCCGGTCCTGGGCGGCGGTGTGCGCCGTCGGGTACGCGACGGGGGTGCTGGTGGCGGTGTGCGCGGCGGTGGAGGCGGCGCTGTCCTGGTGGTCGCTGCCGGTGCTCGCGGTCCCGGCGGCGGTCGCCGCCCTCGGGCCCCGGCTGGGCGCCGTACGGGTGCCGGCCGAGGTGTCGGCGGCCGCTGCGGGTGTGCCGGCGGTGGCCCTGGCCGTGGCGGGCCGGCAGGCCGGGATCCTGGCGCTGGTGCTGGCGCTGGCCGGGGTGATCTGCGCGGGTGCGGCGGTGCGGGCGGACCGGCGGCGGCTGGGCTGGGCCGCGGGGGCGCTGTTCGCCCTGGCGACCTGGGTGCGCCTGGCGGAGGCCGGGGTCACGGCCCCGGAGGCGTACACGCTGCCGGTGACGGTGCCCGCCCTCGCGGTGGGCCTGCTGCGGCGCCGGAAGGACCCGCAGTGCTCGTCCTGGACGGCGTACGGCCCCGGGCTGGCGGCGACGCTGCTGCCGAGCCTGCTGGCGGCCTGGGGGGACCCGTACTGGCTGCGTCCGCTGCTGCTGGGCCTGGCCGCGCTGGCGGTGACCCTGGCGGGCGCGCACCGGCGGCTGCAGGCCCCGCTGCTGCTGGGCGGCGCCGTGCTGGCGTCGGTGGCCCTGCACGAGCTCGCGCCGTACGTCGTCCAGGTCGTGGGGGTGCTCCCGCGCTGGCTGCCGCCGGCCCTGGCGGGCCTGCTGCTGCTGGCCGTGGGCGCGACGTACGAGAAGCGGCTGCGCGAGGCCCGGCGGCTGCGGGACGCGCTGGGCCGGCTCGGGTGA
- a CDS encoding SRPBCC family protein, with translation MHHSRPDRWSHYRFRSVWDLDAPPAHVYAVLERMGEYPHWWPQFRRVERLDDRTGTAQIRSALPYALHVTTAELLRDPRRGLLEVALHGDLEGWARWTVRPRGGPGAGRARALYEQEVEVRTPLIRQLSLPGRPVFRLNHALMMRAGRRALAARLAASPEAV, from the coding sequence ATGCACCACAGCCGCCCCGACCGCTGGAGCCACTACCGCTTCCGCAGCGTGTGGGACCTCGACGCCCCGCCCGCACACGTCTACGCCGTACTGGAACGGATGGGGGAGTACCCGCACTGGTGGCCCCAGTTCCGCCGGGTGGAACGCCTGGACGACCGCACCGGCACCGCGCAGATCCGCTCCGCACTGCCCTACGCCCTGCACGTCACCACCGCCGAACTGCTCCGCGACCCCCGCCGCGGCCTCCTGGAGGTGGCGCTCCACGGCGACCTGGAGGGCTGGGCACGGTGGACCGTACGCCCCCGCGGCGGACCCGGCGCCGGGCGCGCACGCGCCCTGTACGAGCAGGAGGTCGAGGTGCGCACGCCCCTGATCCGGCAGCTCTCGCTGCCCGGGCGGCCGGTGTTCCGGCTCAACCACGCCCTGATGATGCGGGCCGGGCGGCGCGCCCTCGCGGCCCGGCTGGCCGCTTCCCCGGAAGCGGTTTGA
- a CDS encoding 3'-5' exonuclease, which translates to MTRWYEGPLAAFDTETTGVDVESDRIVSAALIVQECAGGRVRSTRWLVNPGIPVPPGATEVHGLTDEHLQRHGRWPAPVVEEIARALGEQQVAGRPVVVMNAPFDLTLLDRELRRHRASSLSRYLDNRPLTVLDPRVLDKHLDRYRKGRRTLTDLCAHYGIELEGAHDAAADALASLELVRAVGRRFAGRLERLTPAELHTLQQVWHAAQARGLQAWFARQGTPESVDPHWPLRPDLSTAA; encoded by the coding sequence ATGACACGCTGGTACGAGGGCCCGCTGGCCGCATTCGACACGGAGACGACCGGGGTGGACGTGGAGTCGGACCGGATCGTGTCCGCCGCGCTCATCGTGCAGGAGTGCGCGGGCGGCCGGGTCCGCTCGACGCGCTGGCTGGTCAATCCCGGCATCCCGGTTCCGCCGGGGGCAACGGAAGTGCACGGTCTCACCGACGAGCACCTCCAGCGGCACGGGCGCTGGCCGGCGCCGGTGGTGGAGGAGATAGCCCGCGCGCTCGGGGAGCAGCAGGTGGCGGGCCGGCCGGTGGTGGTGATGAACGCGCCGTTCGATCTGACGCTGCTGGACCGGGAGTTGCGCAGGCACCGGGCGTCCTCGCTGTCGCGGTACCTGGACAACCGGCCGCTGACGGTGCTGGATCCGCGGGTGCTGGACAAGCACCTGGACCGCTACCGCAAGGGCCGGCGGACGCTGACGGACCTGTGCGCGCACTACGGGATCGAGCTGGAGGGAGCGCACGACGCGGCGGCGGACGCGCTGGCCTCGCTGGAGCTCGTACGGGCGGTGGGGCGGCGGTTCGCCGGGCGGCTGGAGCGGCTGACCCCGGCGGAACTGCACACGCTCCAGCAGGTGTGGCACGCGGCGCAGGCGCGGGGGCTCCAGGCGTGGTTCGCGCGTCAGGGCACACCGGAGTCGGTGGATCCGCACTGGCCGTTGCGGCCGGACCTGTCGACGGCGGCTTGA
- a CDS encoding DUF4365 domain-containing protein, with product MALAQPEQGGVLQGQIDPRSGPLRGTLATTACMETLQVGYLHAVAAAAGCSLSQPFPDNGIDWHVSHGAPEHVVDDEVTIKVQLKATYQIPPRPAGPTFGFTLDNEHLVKLARTPVAVHKILVVMLVPRERDQWLSAGHDRLDLRHCCYWTNLAGQPVTGRRRTTVRIPTTRIFDDRALCEIMTRVGSGGTP from the coding sequence ATGGCGCTCGCGCAGCCCGAACAGGGCGGGGTGCTGCAGGGGCAGATCGATCCGCGAAGCGGACCGCTGCGCGGCACACTCGCCACCACCGCCTGCATGGAGACCCTTCAGGTGGGATACCTGCACGCCGTCGCCGCCGCGGCCGGCTGCTCGCTCTCCCAGCCCTTTCCCGACAACGGCATCGACTGGCACGTCAGCCACGGTGCGCCCGAACACGTCGTCGACGACGAAGTCACCATCAAGGTGCAGCTGAAGGCCACCTACCAGATACCGCCCCGGCCGGCCGGCCCCACCTTCGGCTTCACCCTCGACAACGAGCACCTCGTGAAGCTGGCGCGCACCCCCGTCGCCGTCCACAAGATCCTCGTCGTGATGCTCGTCCCGCGTGAGCGCGACCAGTGGCTGTCCGCCGGCCACGACCGGCTCGACCTGCGGCACTGCTGCTACTGGACCAACCTCGCCGGACAGCCCGTGACCGGCCGGCGCCGGACCACCGTACGGATACCGACCACACGGATCTTCGACGACCGGGCGCTGTGCGAGATCATGACCCGGGTCGGGTCGGGAGGGACACCCTGA
- a CDS encoding MAB_1171c family putative transporter: MSAVRAFDVALVGPMMLGTVWMARGALAGGRRERSLWGALSLVTAAAVAGVPGVRRGIDSLLGVASGTNLIVHLLTLAAAACLIEFVHQATGDRRRLSSPVRGLTVAGPALVLAFAMMPRPDGDEDLLTQATTGWSLAYWGLVTLYLGWGLTLCASMCLRYGGQAASGSLLTSLRLIGAGSVAGLLYLCHRVAYLLVQSVVPGWFRSSAVVATTQLLLACALLLLILGVAWPSLAERVRLGRVRSRLARIRPLWSALREAAPEVMLPLPSGLERDPDVLLYRYVIEIRDGALAVGAFDSGDIREAARAALAAKGLAGPRLEAAVEAVSLRCALKRTAPGDGPASPGRPPGAGSADDDLDAEVAWLEQVAAAYRTPLVRQVAEELTPAPR; the protein is encoded by the coding sequence ATGAGTGCGGTGCGTGCGTTCGATGTGGCACTGGTCGGTCCGATGATGCTGGGTACGGTCTGGATGGCGCGGGGTGCGCTGGCCGGCGGGCGGCGGGAGCGGTCGCTGTGGGGCGCCCTGTCCCTGGTGACGGCGGCGGCCGTGGCCGGGGTGCCCGGTGTCCGGCGGGGCATCGACAGTCTGCTGGGCGTGGCCAGCGGCACGAATCTGATCGTCCATCTGCTCACGCTGGCCGCCGCGGCCTGCCTGATCGAGTTCGTCCACCAGGCCACCGGTGACCGGCGGAGGCTGTCCTCCCCGGTGCGCGGGCTCACGGTGGCCGGGCCGGCGCTGGTGCTCGCGTTCGCCATGATGCCGCGTCCGGACGGTGACGAGGACCTGCTGACGCAGGCGACGACCGGCTGGTCCCTGGCGTACTGGGGGCTCGTGACGCTCTATCTCGGATGGGGTCTCACGCTGTGCGCCTCGATGTGCCTGCGCTACGGGGGTCAGGCGGCCTCGGGTTCACTGCTCACCTCGCTGCGGCTGATCGGTGCGGGAAGCGTCGCCGGGCTGCTCTACCTGTGCCACCGCGTGGCGTACCTGCTGGTGCAGTCGGTCGTACCCGGCTGGTTCCGCAGCTCGGCCGTCGTGGCCACCACCCAGCTGCTGCTGGCCTGCGCGCTGCTCCTGCTGATCCTCGGGGTGGCCTGGCCGAGCCTGGCCGAACGGGTCCGGCTCGGGCGGGTCCGCAGCCGCCTCGCCAGGATCCGTCCGCTGTGGTCGGCGCTGCGCGAGGCGGCGCCCGAAGTGATGCTCCCGCTGCCGTCCGGACTGGAAAGGGATCCGGACGTCCTGCTCTACCGGTACGTCATCGAGATCAGGGACGGCGCCCTGGCGGTGGGGGCCTTCGACAGCGGGGATATACGGGAAGCGGCCCGGGCCGCACTGGCCGCCAAGGGTCTGGCGGGGCCGCGGCTGGAGGCTGCCGTGGAGGCGGTGTCACTGCGGTGCGCCCTGAAGCGGACGGCGCCGGGTGACGGTCCGGCGTCGCCGGGCCGTCCCCCCGGGGCGGGGTCGGCCGACGACGACCTGGACGCCGAGGTGGCCTGGCTGGAACAGGTGGCGGCGGCCTACCGGACCCCGCTGGTGCGGCAGGTGGCCGAGGAGCTCACCCCCGCGCCGCGCTGA
- a CDS encoding helix-turn-helix domain-containing protein — MTARGKGAVEHSDGTADTSASPDGQPAEAQRLAVRLEYLFAHVQPLGRRFTLQEVVDGIREDGGAGDTTLSVGRLSMLANGKVPNPTIGTLRALARFFGVPTAYFVDDDVATQTMAQLGLLNAIRANDVRSVALRAATVATSSAHGLDLVRTLVERAARVADGTDGGARRPPEASG; from the coding sequence GTGACGGCGAGAGGCAAGGGCGCGGTGGAGCACAGCGACGGCACGGCGGACACGAGCGCTTCCCCGGACGGGCAACCGGCCGAGGCGCAGCGTCTCGCTGTCCGTCTCGAATACCTCTTCGCCCATGTGCAGCCGCTCGGGCGCCGCTTCACACTGCAGGAAGTCGTGGACGGCATCCGGGAAGACGGGGGCGCCGGGGACACCACGCTCTCGGTCGGCCGGCTGTCCATGCTCGCGAACGGCAAGGTCCCCAACCCGACCATCGGTACGCTCCGCGCCCTCGCCCGCTTCTTCGGGGTGCCGACCGCCTACTTCGTCGACGACGACGTGGCCACCCAGACCATGGCTCAGCTGGGTCTGCTCAACGCCATCAGGGCCAACGACGTACGGTCCGTGGCGCTGCGTGCCGCCACGGTGGCGACGTCCTCGGCGCACGGACTCGACCTGGTGCGCACCCTCGTGGAACGGGCCGCCCGGGTGGCCGACGGCACGGACGGCGGCGCCCGGCGGCCACCCGAGGCGTCCGGCTGA